A single region of the Cynocephalus volans isolate mCynVol1 chromosome 12, mCynVol1.pri, whole genome shotgun sequence genome encodes:
- the LYZ gene encoding lysozyme C, with the protein MKALLLLGLLLLSVTVQGKIFERCELAKAMKRLGMDRYRGISLANWMCLAKWESSYNTRATNYNPGDQSTDYGIFQINSHYWCNDGKTPRAVNSCGISCSVLLRDDITQAVECAKKIVRDQGITAWVAWRNHCQNQDVSQYVRGCGV; encoded by the exons ATGAAGGCTCTGCTTCTTTTGGGGCTTCTCCTCCTTTCTGTCACTGTCCAGGGCAAGATCTTTGAAAGGTGCGAGTTGGCCAAAGCTATGAAAAGACTTGGAATGGATAGATACAGAGGAATCAGCCTGGCAAACT GGATGTGTTTGGCCAAATGGGAGAGTAGTTATAACACACGCGCTACAAACTACAATCCTGGAGACCAAAGCACTGATTATGGGATATTTCAGATCAATAGCCACTACTGGTGTAACGATGGCAAAACCCCAAGAGCAGTTAACTCCTGTGGCATATCCTGCAGCG TTTTGCTGCGAGATGACATCACTCAAGCTGTAGAATGTGCAAAGAAGATTGTCCGTGATCAAGGCATTACAGCATG GGTGGCATGGAGAAATCATTGTCAAAACCAAGATGTCTCTCAGTATGTTCGGGGATGTGGAGTGTAA